Proteins from a single region of Aureibacter tunicatorum:
- a CDS encoding MauE/DoxX family redox-associated membrane protein, producing the protein MKDSIKSNISNGSDLIMILLYSYTGIIKIFDYNGFIYKLKTSSVIDSDLIYYSAMTTPFLEVIIAVALLFNKTKTLGRISSISLMSLFTFYLIFLKADGQSCSCGGIFEQLSFDQHLYLNVAFIIIAGLPFLFSSNKEDKIIQAQG; encoded by the coding sequence ATGAAAGATTCAATTAAAAGCAATATCAGCAATGGAAGCGATTTGATTATGATCCTTCTCTATTCATATACAGGTATCATTAAAATATTTGATTATAATGGCTTTATTTATAAGCTGAAGACATCCTCTGTAATCGATAGCGATTTGATTTATTATTCGGCGATGACTACGCCATTTTTAGAAGTGATTATCGCTGTGGCTTTATTATTTAATAAAACAAAAACGTTAGGTAGAATATCCAGCATATCTTTGATGTCTCTCTTTACTTTTTATCTTATATTTTTAAAAGCCGATGGCCAAAGTTGTTCATGCGGTGGTATATTCGAGCAATTGTCATTTGACCAGCATTTGTATTTGAATGTTGCCTTTATCATAATTGCTGGGCTTCCATTTCTTTTTTCCTCTAATAAGGAAGATAAGATCATTCAGGCACAAGGTTAA
- a CDS encoding efflux RND transporter permease subunit produces MSSFRVILIFILLSLLGLFVLPYQTVSLLPIKDKNGISISYIFADASPENVESEVTSFLENHLSAIKGLKSIESESRYEFGSIHLEFDEGVDLFQMKNEIGIILRNCYHQLPKSCSYPFVRFSSNTNINTEEPLLVYQVWGDYPLPELKEISNQVIQNNISQLQGVKKVAVHGAPEMVLRIAYDVNKLQANRLNKSNIINSLNNLNSKAVQRENITKAGQRYLVGIKPRINSLEDLRKITIANSNNDLIVLGNIADIYFEKNEKSTHFKVNGKNALVLKVFAEDEANKLLTGTDVKEAIDELNSQLPAGSNLTLLHDQTDFINLELNKIYVRSFISLMILALFILAIRSGVRYILVLFSSLIINVLLVSLILFVFKVHIHIYTLAGLSISFGIMIDNAVIMMDHYGANRNKFIITALIAISLTTVLALLAIFLLPDSISGDLNDFGLIIAICIVSSLFISFWFIPAMMNMFDFGLSQPSDKTKFKAKKWFIRYNAMLIVLSKNKILVSLAIILTFGVPVYLIPDKIKGDSKWSIVYNDISDKIEFKEKAQPILDKMLGGTVSWFLKNLHENSGFRDSKELVLRLNVKMDPSYDSDYLGRVLAKVEQELLKNEGIRQIFTTHMPNNTGLIELFFHDDYIESGGAFKVKNDLANLSVNWSGFHWVISGIGKPFTMGMTNNLEASNFVVRSYGYNLDQLNKQVEKLTESLVSNERIQDVNTNLDFNGHKEWSTKSLILKPDLLGLNSYNHALTESFSQIEQYKSVGYAKQNITLENKNHIVSVREKKDDVFSSYDLMNLAMEVDSAKFISLSAVSFMDKQKSVSSIYKYNRNYIKDISFLYEGSYKFGDYFLKDVLEKFSKTLPLGYKFEKLSGSWKWEEEKQKYGLLFLLLIAIFFVCSILFENIRLPLAVICVIPISFIGVFIGFASTEFYFDQGGYAAFLMLSGISVNAGILIMNDYLSNKNKGLRNPMLKALINKCKPIFITNMSTCLGLVPFLMGGDEDVFWFSMAFGTIAGLFFSVLAVFVFIPCFVIVDRKKTKLVNNLISIDHE; encoded by the coding sequence ATGAGTTCATTTCGAGTTATTCTTATATTTATTCTTTTAAGTTTGTTAGGCTTGTTTGTATTGCCTTATCAAACGGTTAGCTTATTGCCTATAAAAGATAAAAATGGAATATCAATTTCGTATATTTTTGCAGATGCTAGCCCTGAGAATGTTGAGAGCGAAGTGACATCGTTCTTGGAAAACCATTTATCAGCGATTAAAGGACTTAAGTCAATAGAGTCCGAGTCTAGATATGAGTTTGGAAGTATTCACCTTGAGTTTGATGAAGGGGTGGATTTATTTCAAATGAAAAATGAGATAGGAATAATTTTAAGGAATTGTTATCATCAGTTGCCTAAATCATGCAGCTATCCTTTCGTTAGGTTTTCTTCCAATACAAATATCAATACAGAGGAACCATTGCTGGTATATCAAGTGTGGGGAGATTATCCTCTTCCTGAGCTTAAGGAAATTTCAAATCAAGTAATTCAAAATAATATATCGCAGCTGCAAGGAGTCAAAAAAGTAGCTGTGCATGGGGCGCCGGAAATGGTGTTGAGAATAGCATATGATGTTAATAAACTGCAGGCTAATAGATTAAACAAGTCTAATATAATAAACAGCTTAAATAATTTAAATTCAAAAGCTGTCCAGAGAGAAAATATTACAAAAGCAGGTCAAAGATATCTGGTAGGAATAAAACCAAGAATCAATTCTTTAGAAGATCTGAGAAAAATTACAATTGCTAATTCTAACAATGATTTGATTGTTCTGGGAAATATTGCGGATATTTATTTTGAAAAGAATGAGAAAAGCACCCATTTTAAAGTAAATGGTAAAAATGCTCTAGTGCTTAAAGTCTTTGCCGAAGATGAGGCAAACAAGCTGTTGACCGGAACCGATGTGAAAGAAGCTATTGATGAATTGAATAGTCAATTGCCCGCTGGAAGCAATTTAACTTTACTTCATGATCAGACTGATTTTATCAATCTTGAATTAAATAAAATATATGTAAGGTCATTTATCTCTTTAATGATATTAGCATTATTTATATTGGCGATTAGGTCTGGTGTAAGATATATACTTGTATTATTCTCTAGCTTAATTATAAATGTTTTACTGGTTTCGCTCATACTGTTTGTGTTTAAGGTTCACATTCATATATACACATTAGCAGGCTTGTCTATTTCGTTTGGAATAATGATAGACAATGCTGTGATTATGATGGATCATTATGGTGCAAATAGAAACAAGTTTATAATTACAGCATTGATCGCTATTTCCTTAACAACTGTGCTCGCTTTATTGGCAATATTCTTATTGCCCGATAGTATATCAGGTGATTTGAATGACTTTGGGTTGATTATAGCTATTTGCATAGTTTCGTCTCTTTTTATTTCATTTTGGTTTATTCCTGCCATGATGAATATGTTTGATTTTGGTTTATCTCAACCAAGTGATAAAACCAAGTTTAAGGCGAAGAAGTGGTTCATAAGGTATAATGCTATGCTGATAGTATTATCGAAAAATAAAATACTGGTATCATTAGCAATAATATTGACATTCGGCGTTCCTGTATATCTAATTCCTGATAAAATAAAAGGCGATAGTAAATGGTCGATAGTATACAATGATATTTCAGATAAAATAGAATTTAAGGAAAAAGCACAACCAATTTTAGACAAGATGCTAGGGGGAACGGTGAGTTGGTTTTTGAAAAATTTGCATGAAAATTCCGGCTTTAGAGATTCAAAAGAATTGGTGTTGAGGTTGAATGTCAAAATGGATCCTTCTTACGACTCGGATTATTTAGGAAGAGTATTAGCTAAGGTTGAGCAAGAGTTATTGAAAAACGAAGGAATTAGACAGATCTTCACTACACATATGCCCAATAATACGGGTCTAATTGAGCTGTTCTTTCATGATGATTACATTGAAAGCGGAGGAGCTTTTAAAGTGAAAAATGATTTAGCCAATTTGTCGGTTAATTGGTCTGGATTTCATTGGGTCATTTCTGGTATAGGAAAGCCATTTACTATGGGGATGACTAATAATTTAGAGGCTTCAAATTTTGTTGTCAGATCTTATGGGTATAATCTTGACCAACTTAACAAACAGGTGGAAAAGCTGACAGAGAGTTTAGTTTCTAATGAAAGAATACAGGATGTAAATACAAATCTAGACTTTAATGGTCATAAAGAGTGGAGTACGAAAAGTCTAATACTGAAGCCTGATTTGTTGGGACTTAATTCTTATAACCATGCTTTGACAGAGTCATTCAGTCAAATTGAACAGTACAAAAGCGTCGGATATGCCAAGCAGAATATAACACTGGAAAATAAAAACCACATTGTGAGTGTCAGAGAGAAAAAAGATGATGTGTTTTCATCATATGACTTAATGAATCTCGCTATGGAAGTTGATTCAGCGAAGTTTATTAGCCTTAGCGCTGTGTCTTTTATGGACAAACAGAAAAGCGTGTCTAGTATTTATAAATACAATAGGAATTATATTAAAGATATTTCATTCCTGTACGAGGGAAGTTATAAGTTTGGGGACTATTTTCTAAAGGATGTACTTGAGAAGTTTTCCAAAACATTGCCATTGGGCTATAAGTTCGAAAAGTTATCAGGCAGTTGGAAGTGGGAGGAAGAAAAGCAAAAGTATGGTCTTTTGTTTCTCTTATTGATCGCAATATTTTTTGTATGTTCTATTTTATTTGAAAATATTCGACTTCCATTAGCTGTAATATGCGTCATACCGATATCTTTTATTGGCGTGTTTATCGGTTTTGCGAGCACTGAGTTTTATTTTGACCAAGGAGGGTATGCCGCTTTTTTGATGTTGTCGGGTATTTCGGTAAATGCGGGCATACTCATAATGAATGATTATTTATCAAATAAAAACAAAGGTTTGCGCAACCCCATGCTTAAAGCTCTAATTAATAAGTGCAAGCCTATATTTATCACAAATATGTCTACCTGCTTAGGCTTGGTCCCTTTTTTAATGGGAGGGGATGAAGATGTTTTTTGGTTTTCCATGGCATTTGGTACGATAGCGGGCTTGTTTTTTTCTGTGCTGGCTGTATTTGTGTTTATACCATGCTTTGTCATTGTTGATAGAAAAAAAACAAAATTAGTAAATAACCTTATATCAATAGATCATGAATGA